The Mesorhizobium sp. NBSH29 genome has a segment encoding these proteins:
- the ssb gene encoding single-stranded DNA-binding protein, translating into MAGSVNKVILVGNLGADPEIRRLNSGEPVVNLRIATSESWRDKNSGDRKEKTEWHQVVIFNDNLAKVAEQYLKKGMKVYIEGQLQTRKWEKDGVERYSTEIVLQKFRGELQMLDSRGQGGDSGQVGYSGGGGGGSSRGSDSFGQSGPNDDYGNRSGGGGGGNRGGGGGGSRDLDDEIPF; encoded by the coding sequence ATGGCGGGTAGCGTCAACAAGGTCATTCTGGTCGGCAATCTAGGGGCTGACCCTGAAATCCGCCGGCTCAATTCCGGTGAGCCGGTCGTCAATCTGAGGATCGCGACTTCGGAAAGCTGGCGCGACAAGAATTCAGGTGACCGTAAGGAAAAGACCGAATGGCATCAGGTCGTCATCTTCAACGATAATCTGGCCAAGGTCGCCGAGCAGTACCTGAAGAAGGGTATGAAGGTTTATATCGAAGGCCAGTTGCAGACCCGCAAATGGGAAAAGGACGGCGTCGAGCGCTATTCGACCGAAATCGTGCTGCAGAAATTCCGGGGGGAATTGCAGATGCTCGATTCACGCGGGCAGGGCGGCGATAGCGGCCAGGTCGGCTATAGCGGCGGCGGCGGCGGCGGAAGTTCGCGCGGTTCAGATAGTTTTGGCCAGTCCGGCCCGAATGACGATTACGGCAATCGCAGCGGTGGGGGCGGCGGTGGCAATCGCGGCGGCGGCGGTGGTGGTTCGCGCGACCTCGACGACGAAATCCCGTTCTGA
- a CDS encoding P-II family nitrogen regulator codes for MKKIEAIIKPFKLDEVKEALQEAGLQGITVTEAKGFGRQKGHTELYRGAEYVVDFLPKVKIEVVLGDDAVEGAIEAIRKAAQTGRIGDGKIFVSNIEEVVRIRTGETGIDAV; via the coding sequence ATGAAGAAGATCGAAGCGATCATCAAACCGTTCAAGCTCGACGAGGTGAAAGAAGCGCTTCAGGAAGCCGGCCTGCAGGGCATTACGGTCACCGAGGCTAAAGGCTTCGGCCGCCAGAAGGGCCATACGGAATTGTATCGCGGCGCTGAATATGTGGTCGATTTCTTGCCCAAGGTGAAGATCGAGGTCGTGCTCGGCGATGATGCGGTCGAAGGCGCCATTGAAGCCATCCGCAAGGCCGCTCAGACCGGCCGCATCGGCGACGGCAAGATTTTTGTCTCCAACATCGAAGAAGTCGTGCGCATCCGCACCGGCGAGACCGGCATCGACGCCGTCTGA
- a CDS encoding MarC family protein: protein MPSFDSLFNAFVTLLVTIDPPGLAPLFLAITRGMNRSERRQVSIRASVIGFAVLTLFAIAGASILNVFGITLPAFRVAGGFLLFFIAFEMVFEKRQDRKEKISDVAITRDHIHNVAAFPLAIPLIAGPGAISATVLLSGTFAGWQAQAALVAIILACLLLTYIVFVLAERVDGILGHTGRSILTRLLGVILAALAVQFVADGIKALMAA from the coding sequence TTGCCAAGCTTCGATAGTCTTTTCAATGCCTTCGTCACACTTCTTGTGACTATTGACCCGCCCGGACTGGCACCCCTTTTTCTGGCCATCACGCGCGGCATGAACCGAAGCGAGCGCCGTCAGGTGTCGATCCGCGCCTCGGTGATCGGCTTTGCGGTGCTGACGCTGTTTGCCATTGCCGGCGCATCGATTCTCAATGTGTTTGGTATCACGCTGCCGGCCTTCCGCGTCGCTGGCGGTTTTCTGCTGTTCTTCATCGCCTTCGAGATGGTGTTTGAAAAGCGCCAGGACCGGAAGGAAAAGATTTCAGATGTCGCCATTACCCGCGACCACATACACAATGTCGCCGCCTTTCCACTGGCCATCCCTCTGATCGCAGGCCCCGGCGCTATTTCGGCGACCGTTCTCCTGTCAGGCACTTTTGCCGGCTGGCAGGCGCAGGCAGCGCTGGTCGCCATCATCCTCGCCTGCCTGCTGCTCACCTACATCGTTTTCGTCTTGGCCGAGCGGGTGGACGGCATTTTGGGCCACACCGGCCGCTCCATTCTCACCCGCCTGCTTGGCGTGATCCTGGCAGCACTCGCTGTCCAGTTCGTCGCCGACGGTATCAAAGCGCTGATGGCCGCGTGA
- the uvrA gene encoding excinuclease ABC subunit UvrA, with amino-acid sequence MADHKFLSIRGAREHNLKNVDLDLPRDSLIVMTGLSGSGKSSLAFDTIYAEGQRRYVESLSAYARQFLEMMQKPDVDQIDGLSPAISIEQKTTSKNPRSTVGTVTEIYDYMRLLFARVGVPYSPATGLPIESQTVSQMVDRVLALEEGTRLFLLAPMVRGRKGEYRKELAELQKKGFQRVKVDGIFYEIAEVPALDKKYKHDIDVVVDRIVVRPDLATRLADSMETALRLADGMAVAEFADKPLDASQTGADSVNKSKNETHERILFSEKFACPVSGFTIAEIEPRLFSFNNPFGACPACDGLGNQRAIDPNLIVPDENLTLRSGAVSPWAKSTSPYYSQTLEALGAVYGFKLGDKFSALSDEAKSAILHGTAKREITFAYDDGLRSYKTTKTFEGVIPNLQRRWKETESAWMREEIERFMSATPCPACAGYRLKPEALAVKIGGNHIGQVTGLSIRIANEWFEHLPAQLNDKQNEIASRILKEIRERLRFLNDVGLDYLTLSRNSGTLSGGESQRIRLASQIGSGLTGVLYVLDEPSIGLHQRDNARLLDTLKHLRDIGNTVIVVEHDEDAVMTADYVVDMGPAAGIHGGQIIAQGTPQEIMANPASITGRYLSGALEIATPAERRPGKKNRRIKVVGARGNNLKNVTAEIPLGTFTAVTGVSGGGKSTFLIETLFKAASRRIMGSREHPADHDRIEGLEFLDKVIDIDQSPIGRTPRSNPATYTGAFTPIRDWFAGLPEAKARGYQPGRFSFNVKGGRCEACQGDGVIKIEMHFLPDVYVTCDVCHGKRYNRETLDVTFKSKSIADVLDMTVEEGVEFFAAVPGVRDKLETLKRVGLGYIHIGQQATTLSGGEAQRIKLAKELSRKATGKTLYILDEPTTGLHFHDVAKLLEVLQELVDQGNTVIVIEHNLEVIKTADWVLDLGPEGGDGGGELVASGTPEDIVAVERSYTGQFLKELLERRPGARKRVAAE; translated from the coding sequence ATGGCCGATCACAAGTTTCTCTCCATACGCGGCGCACGCGAGCACAACCTCAAGAACGTCGATCTCGACCTGCCGCGCGACAGCCTCATCGTCATGACCGGCCTGTCTGGCTCAGGCAAATCCTCGCTCGCCTTCGACACCATCTATGCCGAGGGGCAGCGCCGCTATGTCGAAAGCCTGTCAGCCTATGCACGCCAGTTTCTGGAGATGATGCAAAAGCCCGATGTCGATCAGATCGACGGCCTGTCGCCCGCCATCTCCATCGAGCAGAAGACCACCTCCAAGAACCCGCGCTCCACCGTCGGTACCGTGACCGAGATCTACGATTATATGCGGCTTCTGTTTGCCCGCGTTGGCGTGCCCTATTCGCCGGCGACCGGCCTGCCGATCGAGAGCCAGACCGTCAGCCAGATGGTGGACCGTGTATTGGCGCTGGAAGAAGGCACGCGGCTATTCTTGCTGGCGCCCATGGTGCGCGGGCGTAAGGGTGAATACCGCAAGGAACTCGCAGAGCTGCAGAAAAAAGGCTTTCAGCGCGTCAAGGTGGATGGCATTTTTTACGAGATCGCCGAAGTGCCGGCGCTTGACAAAAAGTACAAGCACGACATCGACGTCGTGGTCGATCGTATCGTTGTGCGCCCAGATCTGGCGACACGGCTGGCTGATTCCATGGAGACAGCGCTGCGCCTAGCCGATGGCATGGCGGTCGCCGAATTTGCCGACAAGCCGCTCGATGCCAGCCAGACCGGCGCGGACTCCGTCAACAAATCTAAAAACGAAACGCATGAGCGCATTCTGTTCTCCGAAAAATTCGCATGTCCCGTTTCCGGTTTCACCATCGCCGAGATCGAGCCACGGCTGTTCTCGTTCAACAACCCGTTTGGCGCCTGCCCGGCCTGCGATGGCCTCGGCAACCAGCGCGCCATTGATCCCAATCTGATTGTCCCCGACGAAAACCTGACGCTCCGCTCCGGCGCAGTCAGTCCCTGGGCCAAATCCACCTCGCCCTATTACAGCCAGACGCTGGAAGCGCTCGGCGCCGTCTATGGCTTCAAGCTCGGCGACAAGTTCTCCGCCCTCTCGGACGAGGCTAAATCCGCCATTCTCCACGGCACGGCCAAACGCGAAATCACCTTCGCCTATGATGACGGCCTGCGCTCCTACAAGACCACGAAAACCTTTGAAGGCGTGATCCCCAATCTGCAACGCCGCTGGAAGGAAACCGAATCCGCCTGGATGCGCGAAGAAATCGAGCGCTTCATGTCAGCCACGCCCTGCCCGGCCTGCGCCGGCTACCGCCTCAAGCCCGAAGCGCTTGCCGTAAAAATCGGCGGCAATCATATCGGCCAGGTCACCGGGCTTTCGATCCGCATTGCCAATGAATGGTTCGAGCACCTGCCAGCCCAGCTGAACGACAAGCAAAATGAAATCGCCTCGCGTATCCTCAAGGAAATCCGCGAACGTCTGCGCTTCCTCAATGATGTGGGGCTGGATTATCTGACCCTGTCGCGCAATTCCGGCACGCTGTCGGGCGGCGAGAGCCAGCGCATCCGGCTTGCCAGCCAGATCGGCTCCGGCCTCACCGGCGTGCTTTATGTTCTGGATGAACCCTCCATCGGCCTGCACCAGCGCGATAATGCGCGCCTGCTCGACACGCTCAAACATCTGCGCGACATCGGCAACACCGTCATCGTGGTGGAGCATGATGAGGATGCGGTGATGACGGCGGATTATGTTGTCGATATGGGCCCGGCGGCCGGCATTCATGGCGGGCAGATCATCGCGCAGGGCACCCCGCAGGAAATCATGGCCAATCCCGCCTCGATCACTGGCCGCTATCTGTCCGGCGCGCTCGAAATCGCCACGCCTGCCGAGCGCCGCCCCGGCAAGAAGAACCGCCGCATCAAGGTAGTTGGCGCGCGCGGCAACAATCTCAAAAATGTCACCGCCGAAATCCCCCTCGGCACTTTCACCGCCGTCACCGGTGTGTCGGGCGGCGGCAAATCCACCTTCCTCATTGAAACGCTGTTCAAAGCCGCCTCGCGCCGCATCATGGGCTCACGCGAGCACCCGGCAGACCATGACCGCATCGAAGGTCTGGAATTTCTGGACAAGGTGATCGACATCGACCAGTCGCCGATCGGCCGCACGCCGCGCTCCAACCCGGCCACCTATACCGGCGCCTTCACGCCCATCCGCGATTGGTTTGCCGGTCTGCCCGAAGCCAAAGCGCGCGGCTACCAGCCGGGCCGCTTTTCCTTCAACGTCAAGGGCGGCCGCTGCGAGGCCTGCCAGGGCGATGGCGTCATCAAGATCGAGATGCACTTCCTGCCCGATGTCTATGTCACCTGCGATGTCTGCCACGGCAAGCGCTACAACCGCGAAACGCTGGACGTCACCTTCAAGAGCAAATCCATCGCCGATGTGCTGGACATGACGGTCGAAGAAGGCGTCGAGTTCTTCGCCGCCGTCCCCGGCGTCCGCGACAAGCTCGAAACCCTCAAACGCGTCGGCCTCGGCTACATCCACATCGGCCAGCAGGCCACCACCCTGTCGGGCGGCGAGGCCCAGCGCATCAAGCTGGCCAAGGAACTCTCACGCAAAGCCACCGGCAAAACGCTCTACATCCTCGACGAACCCACCACCGGCCTGCACTTCCACGACGTCGCCAAACTGCTCGAAGTGCTGCAGGAACTGGTCGATCAGGGCAACACCGTCATCGTCATCGAACACAATCTCGAAGTCATCAAAACCGCCGACTGGGTCCTCGACCTTGGCCCCGAAGGCGGCGACGGCGGCGGCGAACTGGTTGCCAGCGGCACGCCGGAGGATATCGTGGCGGTGGAGCGAAGCTATACCGGGCAGTTTTTGAAGGAGCTGCTGGAGAGAAGGCCGGGGGCGAGGAAGCGGGTGGCGGCGGAGTAG
- a CDS encoding nuclease-related domain-containing protein, with translation MKKDDLTPKNARSEADIFAELSSLCLAPGYVHALAYFCFRDNLIMYAGDMVTEEDVQHQYSHEKLLRAEISTLIGLMVKSDIDVTLPNQKTLQDYVERSEYLLHEMHMCLQKPWLAGFLSMASSTQAEKLDPFGTAEGLREPIFYGGESAYNFQYEELAGLKYRGDNEWLMSNAGFSVDEAIQVARALGDLQLRKILAHRDALRKLPPDLWSIFPAFLFHCDELHSETGIDPSRIKKIVDAFCLSKEAANSSFSSMSAFNEINAAPIIRLSTGHYLLLQHYSLLEALYESPFFWMVNDKPYRSQASKNRGAFLESFLTERLKRVFGARHVYQNVDVYKGKDRLGEVDVLVLYGNTAIVVQAKSKRLTIEARKGNDLQLKSDFKNAIQDAYDQAWLCSNAILADGHKFVLATGEEINLTKKPTSVFPICVVADHYPAIAAQARQFLKAQSSEEIRPPIVTDVFFVDVLSEILESPLHLLNYLALRTRFADKLLVTQELTILGYHLKHNLWVEDQYNLMNLGDDFTSSLDIAMTARRMGVPGVSTPEGIFTRFKGLLIGDLLDQIEDAATPELVGLGMLLLQMGSDSAKHINARIASLVQLADKDGKHHDLSVPSEPTNSGFTVHVNSLFDDVARERLSVHCKLRKYDTKSDSWYGLLLYPGSGEIRGALAIEEKWKPDANIEKALVEWPRKPMTPINLLSRKPREQKIGRNDQCPCGSGKKYKKCCLNAH, from the coding sequence ATGAAAAAGGACGACCTGACCCCGAAAAACGCACGCAGTGAAGCAGACATATTTGCAGAACTTTCTTCGCTCTGCCTTGCGCCCGGTTATGTTCACGCACTCGCTTATTTTTGCTTTAGAGACAACCTAATCATGTACGCAGGTGACATGGTCACCGAAGAGGACGTTCAGCATCAATATTCGCACGAAAAACTTCTGCGGGCGGAAATATCGACCCTTATCGGACTAATGGTCAAGAGTGACATAGATGTTACGCTTCCGAACCAAAAAACCTTGCAGGACTACGTCGAACGATCGGAGTATCTCCTTCACGAGATGCATATGTGTCTCCAGAAACCGTGGCTGGCGGGGTTTCTATCGATGGCGTCAAGCACGCAAGCAGAAAAACTCGACCCATTCGGCACCGCGGAAGGTCTACGTGAGCCAATCTTCTACGGTGGAGAGTCGGCCTACAATTTCCAATATGAGGAGTTGGCAGGATTAAAGTATCGCGGAGACAATGAGTGGCTCATGTCGAACGCCGGCTTCTCAGTCGATGAGGCAATACAAGTTGCGCGAGCCCTAGGTGACCTGCAACTACGGAAGATCCTAGCGCATCGCGATGCGCTCCGGAAACTACCGCCAGACCTGTGGAGCATATTTCCGGCGTTTTTGTTTCATTGTGACGAGCTGCATTCGGAAACCGGAATAGACCCAAGCAGGATCAAGAAAATTGTAGACGCTTTTTGCCTTTCTAAGGAAGCGGCGAACAGCTCGTTTTCGAGTATGAGCGCATTCAACGAAATCAATGCGGCCCCGATAATCCGCTTGTCCACTGGGCACTACCTTCTTTTGCAGCACTATAGCCTACTTGAAGCATTGTATGAGTCGCCGTTCTTTTGGATGGTCAACGACAAACCCTATCGCTCGCAGGCATCCAAAAATCGCGGAGCTTTCCTTGAAAGCTTTTTGACCGAGCGTCTGAAGCGCGTTTTCGGTGCTCGCCATGTCTACCAGAATGTCGATGTATACAAGGGAAAGGATCGGCTCGGTGAAGTAGATGTTCTTGTTCTCTATGGCAACACCGCGATCGTTGTCCAAGCAAAGTCAAAACGTCTCACGATCGAAGCGCGGAAAGGGAATGATCTCCAACTCAAATCCGATTTTAAGAATGCAATTCAAGACGCCTATGATCAGGCTTGGCTGTGTTCAAATGCAATTCTCGCCGACGGCCACAAGTTTGTCTTGGCGACTGGCGAGGAGATAAATTTAACAAAAAAGCCTACCTCAGTCTTCCCTATTTGCGTCGTTGCAGACCACTACCCGGCCATCGCTGCGCAGGCTAGACAATTCCTTAAAGCCCAATCGTCCGAAGAGATACGGCCTCCAATTGTGACCGATGTCTTTTTCGTGGATGTCTTGTCCGAAATTTTGGAATCGCCGCTTCATCTTCTTAATTACTTGGCACTAAGAACTCGTTTCGCCGACAAACTTCTTGTCACTCAAGAGCTCACCATTCTTGGATATCACCTTAAACACAATTTGTGGGTCGAAGATCAGTACAACTTGATGAACTTGGGCGACGATTTCACCAGCTCACTTGACATTGCCATGACCGCTCGGAGGATGGGCGTGCCGGGAGTCAGCACACCCGAGGGCATTTTCACTCGCTTTAAGGGTTTGCTCATAGGCGATTTGCTTGACCAAATTGAAGATGCGGCCACACCGGAACTAGTCGGGTTGGGGATGCTACTTCTCCAAATGGGGTCGGATTCAGCCAAACACATCAATGCTCGTATAGCCAGCTTGGTGCAACTAGCAGACAAAGATGGCAAGCATCACGATTTGTCCGTTCCGTCGGAGCCGACTAACTCCGGTTTCACAGTTCACGTGAATTCGCTTTTCGACGACGTTGCTCGGGAGCGACTGTCCGTGCACTGCAAGTTGCGAAAATACGATACGAAATCAGACTCTTGGTATGGACTACTCCTATATCCGGGAAGCGGTGAAATCCGAGGAGCGTTAGCAATTGAGGAGAAGTGGAAGCCGGACGCAAACATCGAAAAGGCGTTAGTAGAATGGCCTCGGAAACCAATGACCCCGATTAATCTACTGTCTCGTAAACCTAGAGAGCAGAAGATTGGACGAAACGATCAATGTCCCTGTGGAAGTGGGAAGAAATACAAGAAATGTTGCCTCAATGCTCATTGA
- the gyrA gene encoding DNA gyrase subunit A has protein sequence MTDQNPPRRPEDGPNGIEPISIIEEMQRSYLDYAMSVIVSRALPDVRDGLKPVHRRILFAAHESGYHWNRKYVKSARPVADVMGKYHPHGDASIYDALVRMAQDWSLRVPLIDGQGNFGSIDGDPPAAMRYTESRLTKVAHELLEDIDKDTVDFQENYDASSEEPKVLPARFPNLLVNGSGGIAVGMATNIPPHNLGEIINGTIALIDNPAMELPELMEHIPGPDFPTGGIVLGRSGIYNAYSTGRGSILMRGKVAIEPMRNDREAIIVTEVPFQVNKSSMIEKMAELVRDKRIEGISDIRDESDRQGYRVVIELKRDAVAEVVLNQLYRYTPLQTSFGANVVALNGGKPEVMTLLDMLRAFVAFREDVISRRTKYLLRKVRDRAHVLVGLAIAVANIDEVIRTIRQAPDPQTAREQLMERRWPARDVESLILLIDDPRHRINDDGTYHLSEEQARAILELRLQRLTALGRDEIADELNSIGAEIKNFLEILSSRVRIQQIVKDELAAVREEFGTKRRTELAEGGADMDDEDLIQREDMVVTVSHSGYIKRVPLSQYRAQRRGGKGRSGMSTKDEDFVTRLFVANTHTPVLFFSSRGIVYKEKVWRLPIGSPQSRGKALINLLQLQQGERITTIMPLPEDEESWGELDVMFATTRGTVRRNKLSDFVQVNRNGKIAMKLEEEGDEILGVETCTDNDDVLLTANTGQCIRFRVGDVRVFQSRNSVGVRGISMSDSDRVISMAILEHVEATPAERGAYLKRSVAERRADMGDDEEIALTNEDVGEETDLSDERFAILKEHEQFVLTVTEYGYGKRSSSYDFRLTGRGGKGIRATDVSKVEEIGRLVATFPVGNEDQIMLVSDGGTVIRVPVNGIRFASRATKGVTIFNTSKEEKVVSVERISEPQSEEDEIDTEAEGVEISVDASEPNDQPPEA, from the coding sequence TTGACCGACCAAAACCCACCGCGCAGGCCCGAGGACGGGCCGAACGGCATCGAGCCTATTTCCATCATCGAGGAGATGCAGCGCTCGTACCTCGATTATGCGATGAGCGTCATCGTCAGCCGTGCTCTGCCAGATGTGCGCGACGGGTTAAAGCCTGTGCACCGGCGCATCCTGTTTGCGGCGCATGAGAGCGGCTATCACTGGAACCGCAAATATGTAAAATCGGCGCGCCCCGTTGCTGACGTGATGGGTAAATACCATCCACATGGCGATGCCTCCATCTATGACGCCCTGGTACGCATGGCGCAGGACTGGTCGCTGCGCGTTCCGCTGATCGACGGGCAAGGCAATTTCGGCTCGATCGATGGCGATCCGCCGGCAGCGATGCGGTATACCGAATCGCGCCTCACAAAGGTGGCGCATGAGCTGCTGGAAGATATCGACAAGGATACGGTCGATTTCCAGGAAAACTATGATGCCTCGTCCGAAGAGCCAAAAGTGCTTCCGGCGCGTTTTCCCAACCTGCTGGTCAATGGTTCGGGCGGCATTGCCGTCGGCATGGCGACCAACATTCCGCCGCATAACCTTGGCGAGATCATCAACGGCACCATAGCGCTGATCGACAATCCGGCGATGGAGCTGCCGGAACTGATGGAGCATATTCCCGGCCCGGATTTCCCGACCGGTGGCATCGTGCTCGGACGCTCGGGCATTTACAATGCCTATTCGACCGGGCGCGGCTCTATCCTGATGCGTGGCAAGGTCGCCATCGAGCCTATGCGTAACGACCGCGAGGCGATTATCGTCACGGAAGTGCCGTTTCAGGTCAACAAATCGTCGATGATCGAAAAGATGGCCGAACTGGTGCGCGACAAGCGCATCGAAGGCATTTCCGATATTCGCGACGAGAGTGACCGGCAGGGCTATCGCGTCGTCATCGAGCTGAAGCGCGATGCGGTCGCCGAAGTCGTGCTCAACCAGCTCTATCGCTACACGCCGCTGCAAACCTCCTTTGGTGCCAATGTGGTGGCGCTGAATGGCGGCAAGCCGGAAGTGATGACACTGCTCGACATGCTGAGGGCGTTTGTCGCCTTTCGCGAGGACGTGATCAGCCGGCGGACGAAATACCTGCTGCGCAAGGTGCGCGATCGCGCGCACGTGCTGGTGGGACTAGCCATTGCTGTCGCCAATATCGACGAAGTGATCCGCACCATTCGCCAGGCGCCAGATCCGCAGACGGCGCGCGAACAGCTGATGGAGCGCCGCTGGCCGGCGCGTGATGTGGAATCGCTGATCCTCCTGATCGACGATCCGCGCCACCGCATCAACGATGACGGCACCTATCATCTCTCCGAAGAACAGGCGCGCGCCATTCTGGAACTGCGCCTGCAGAGGCTGACGGCACTTGGGCGTGATGAAATCGCCGATGAGCTGAACTCAATCGGGGCTGAGATCAAGAATTTTCTGGAGATCCTGTCATCGCGGGTGCGCATCCAGCAGATCGTCAAGGACGAGCTTGCCGCTGTGCGCGAGGAATTTGGGACCAAGCGGCGTACCGAGCTGGCCGAAGGTGGCGCGGACATGGACGACGAGGACCTGATCCAGCGCGAGGACATGGTCGTGACCGTCAGCCATTCGGGCTATATCAAGCGCGTGCCGCTGTCGCAGTATCGGGCGCAGCGCCGCGGCGGTAAGGGCCGCTCCGGCATGTCCACCAAGGATGAGGATTTCGTCACACGGCTGTTCGTGGCCAACACCCACACGCCGGTACTGTTCTTCTCCTCGCGCGGCATCGTCTACAAGGAAAAGGTCTGGCGGTTGCCGATCGGCAGCCCGCAATCGCGTGGCAAGGCACTGATCAACCTTCTTCAATTGCAGCAGGGCGAGCGCATCACCACCATCATGCCATTGCCTGAGGATGAAGAGAGCTGGGGCGAGCTGGACGTGATGTTTGCCACGACGCGCGGCACCGTGCGCCGCAACAAGTTGTCAGACTTTGTCCAGGTCAACCGCAATGGCAAGATTGCGATGAAACTGGAGGAAGAAGGCGACGAGATCCTCGGCGTCGAAACCTGCACCGACAATGACGACGTGCTGTTGACCGCCAATACCGGTCAATGCATCCGCTTCAGGGTTGGCGATGTGCGCGTGTTCCAGAGCCGCAATTCGGTCGGCGTGCGCGGGATTTCGATGAGCGACAGTGACCGCGTGATCTCTATGGCCATCCTCGAACATGTTGAGGCAACGCCAGCCGAACGTGGCGCCTATTTGAAACGCTCCGTCGCAGAACGCCGTGCCGATATGGGTGATGACGAAGAGATTGCGCTCACCAATGAGGATGTTGGCGAGGAAACCGATCTGTCTGATGAGCGTTTCGCAATCCTCAAGGAGCATGAGCAGTTCGTTCTCACTGTAACCGAATATGGCTACGGCAAGCGCTCATCTTCATATGATTTCCGTCTGACGGGACGTGGCGGCAAGGGCATCCGCGCCACCGATGTCTCCAAGGTAGAGGAAATTGGTCGCCTGGTGGCAACCTTCCCGGTCGGCAATGAAGACCAGATCATGCTGGTTTCCGATGGTGGAACGGTGATCCGCGTGCCGGTCAACGGCATTCGCTT
- a CDS encoding BLUF domain-containing protein: protein MIRNLRSLPNWCAAKGTTLPDIRLTYVSTLRPVVAETDIRDLVAKAAEFNSAHGITGVLAVDGNRVCQILEGPETVVSALFKSIQHDQRHHTVVMLERRGIEKSGFESWGMVRQKMIDIVQHALTS from the coding sequence GTGATCCGCAATCTGCGCAGCCTACCAAACTGGTGTGCAGCAAAAGGAACTACTTTGCCCGACATCCGCCTCACCTACGTTTCGACACTCCGTCCGGTGGTAGCAGAAACCGACATTCGCGATCTTGTAGCCAAAGCTGCGGAGTTCAATTCCGCACATGGTATTACCGGCGTGCTTGCGGTCGATGGGAATCGCGTGTGCCAGATACTTGAAGGCCCGGAAACCGTCGTATCAGCGCTTTTCAAATCGATCCAACACGACCAAAGGCATCACACCGTCGTCATGCTCGAACGCCGTGGCATCGAAAAATCTGGTTTTGAATCCTGGGGCATGGTGCGGCAGAAGATGATTGATATCGTGCAACACGCCCTCACAAGCTAA
- a CDS encoding DUF72 domain-containing protein: MPTEKQIRAGMGGWTFEPWDESFYPGTLAKAKQLQFASRQVPTIEVNGTFYSTFKPATFAKWAAETPDDFIFSLKAVRYATNRKILAEAGESVARFLGSGISELGAKLGPILWQFAPTKKFDADDFGAFLALLPDSQDGVKLSHAVEVRTDSFKTPDFITLARKHKVAIVYADHEKYPAIADVTGDFVYARLQTGADDIATCYAPEQLDQWAARARLWASGKTVTDLPLSAPDAPAKIIPRDVFVYFISSGKTRAPHGAIEFNERVVSLSNQKA; encoded by the coding sequence ATGCCAACAGAAAAACAGATACGTGCCGGCATGGGTGGCTGGACCTTTGAGCCCTGGGATGAAAGCTTCTATCCCGGCACATTGGCCAAGGCCAAGCAGCTGCAATTCGCATCGCGGCAAGTGCCAACAATCGAGGTGAATGGCACATTTTATTCGACATTCAAACCCGCCACTTTTGCCAAATGGGCGGCAGAAACGCCGGATGATTTCATATTCTCATTGAAGGCAGTGCGCTACGCAACCAACCGCAAAATTCTGGCAGAAGCTGGCGAATCCGTCGCGCGGTTTCTCGGCTCCGGCATTTCCGAACTGGGCGCAAAGCTCGGCCCCATTCTCTGGCAATTCGCCCCGACCAAGAAATTCGATGCCGATGATTTCGGTGCGTTTCTGGCGCTGCTGCCCGATAGTCAGGACGGCGTGAAACTCAGCCATGCAGTCGAGGTGCGCACCGACAGTTTCAAGACGCCCGATTTCATAACATTGGCGCGCAAGCACAAGGTCGCCATCGTCTATGCCGACCACGAGAAATATCCCGCCATCGCCGATGTCACCGGCGATTTCGTCTATGCGCGACTGCAGACCGGCGCGGACGATATTGCCACCTGCTACGCGCCCGAACAACTCGACCAATGGGCCGCCCGCGCCCGCCTCTGGGCATCCGGCAAGACCGTCACCGACCTGCCACTCAGCGCGCCCGATGCACCGGCAAAAATCATCCCGCGCGATGTGTTTGTCTATTTCATCTCATCGGGCAAAACCCGCGCCCCACACGGCGCGATAGAATTCAACGAGCGCGTGGTAAGCCTGTCGAACCAGAAGGCATAA